The nucleotide sequence GCGTGCGATCACGGCGTCGTGCATCTCCCGCTCGGCGAGGCGACAGCGCGTCGCCTCGGAGTCGTAGCCGCGATCGAGCCAGATCGTCTCGACGTCGCCGAGCAGGCCGCGAGCCTTCGCGTCATCGAGGGTCGGCGCGAGCAGGACCGAGTCGTTGCGGTTGGCCCCATCGCAGGCCCAGCCGATTGGGATGCCGTTCAGGTCGGTGAGGATCGACCACTTCCACCCCAGCTTGGCCCGGTCCGTGGGGTTCTTGCCCGTTCCCTCGCCACCGCAGGGGCTCTTGTGCAAGGACCCGTCGACAGCAGCGTCGGAGAGGTCGAGGCCGATGATGCGGTCGAAGGCCGAGAGCGCCTCCGCGACCAGCGCGTTGAAGATGCCCGCAGCGATCCATTCGTCGCGCCGTGAGCGAACTGTCGTGTCGGAGACCCTGTTCCCGCACAGCCGCTCGGCATCCTCGAAGGAGCAGCCCGTCGCGAGCCGCACGACGATCACGTCGAAGCAGTCACGATCGGCGGTACGACCACGATGACAGCCAAGCGGGTGGTGGTCCTCTCGATACGGGATCCGAGGCTCGAAGGCTCGCCAGATGATGTCTCGCACTTCCGCGTCGAGTGCGCGCATGATGGTGGGGACCTCCACTGTCTCGTTGGTTTTTTGGGTGCACCCCGATCCTGTCGGGGCCAGTCCAACGAGCGGTGGATGGTCTATGTCTACGCGTCGTACCTGTTCAGAGGCCTATTCTCCTATCCGCGCGGCCTCTTAACTTGCGATTAAACCTTCGATGCCTGGTCAGGCGGCCTTCTTGACCACCGGATAGCGGGTTCGGGGCGGTCTTCGAGTGCCTTTGGGGCGGCCTGGCCCAGGCGTGGTCGATTTCGGCGGACTGGCCGGAGTGCCGATCGTCGCACGAAGTCGACGAAACCCCCTGCGGACCCGGCACGGGGTGAGGAGTTGGGGGTCTCGGGGGCGCTCCCAGGGAAGCCGGAGGTCGGCGACGAGACCGCGGGCGAGGCGGAGCTGGGTGTAGGCGGCGACGATGAGCCACGTCCAGCGGTCGGCTTGGGCCGGCGTGCAGACCGAGGGCGTGGTCCAGCCCAGAGTTCCCTTCTGGAACCGGAATCCATGTTCGATGTCGAAACGGTGCAGGTAGGCGCGAACGCACCGCTCGAGGTCGGGCTCCTCTTCACCCGACCACCACAGCCACAGCGTCTTCTTTGCCTGACCACCCGGCTTGGGGAGGTGCTCGACGTCGACGCGGATCACGCTGCCTCGCACGATCGGGGGCTTGGCGTGATCAGACCAGTGTCCACGCCCGGACAATCTCGGATGGAGGCCGTGCCAGGCGCTGACCTTGACCGTGCCGTAGCGGGGGTCATGGGTGCAGAGTCGAGCGTCGGCTGCTCGCCAGCTCGCCGGGTCCGAGCACTTCGATCGCGTCCCGTGCCGTGGAGGACGCCCACCGCTCGACGGGGGTCGGTTCGGGCGCGCCGGCGGGTCAGCGTAGAACACCCTGTCGTCGCGGATGCGACAGAGCACCTCGACCCGCTCGCCCACGAGCTCGTGACCGATGGCGATGGGGTCGTAGCCGGCGTCGAAGACAAAGAGCGGCACCTCGCCCGCAGCCGGCAGCAGTCCCGCGAGGCGGCGGACCTGGTCGATGGTGGCCGTGGTGGCGTCCGTCCCCGGGGTGACGCGCATCGCGTCGAGGGGGGCGGACCACGAGTCGTTGGCCCAGCTCAACTGGCTCACCCACTGGTAGCTCCACCCCGCCACGATCGGCTGGCCGGCGGAGTGACGAGACGCAGAGTGATAGAAGCCACGCCCCGGGCTCGTCTCGGCGTCAGAGCGTGCCCACACCGAGGCGTCCACC is from Acidimicrobiales bacterium and encodes:
- a CDS encoding IS5 family transposase; amino-acid sequence: MEVPTIMRALDAEVRDIIWRAFEPRIPYREDHHPLGCHRGRTADRDCFDVIVVRLATGCSFEDAERLCGNRVSDTTVRSRRDEWIAAGIFNALVAEALSAFDRIIGLDLSDAAVDGSLHKSPCGGEGTGKNPTDRAKLGWKWSILTDLNGIPIGWACDGANRNDSVLLAPTLDDAKARGLLGDVETIWLDRGYDSEATRCRLAEREMHDAVIARKRKRGSDAPKTNQPMGLRWPVERTNSWLSNFGQLRRNTDRKTAHRLAQLALAVVFLLTAKLIDWRNRWSPAVLPIR
- a CDS encoding NF041680 family putative transposase; the protein is MPRTPHAGHDALVSFRHELYGTFTAWGDALFELCDATLCAPGSVLSVPALSLEPEFSRSHGSLYKALAKGRIDEDRLRRLLVQARPGNWPLVFAVDASVWARSDAETSPGRGFYHSASRHSAGQPIVAGWSYQWVSQLSWANDSWSAPLDAMRVTPGTDATTATIDQVRRLAGLLPAAGEVPLFVFDAGYDPIAIGHELVGERVEVLCRIRDDRVFYADPPARPNRPPSSGGRPPRHGTRSKCSDPASWRAADARLCTHDPRYGTVKVSAWHGLHPRLSGRGHWSDHAKPPIVRGSVIRVDVEHLPKPGGQAKKTLWLWWSGEEEPDLERCVRAYLHRFDIEHGFRFQKGTLGWTTPSVCTPAQADRWTWLIVAAYTQLRLARGLVADLRLPWERPRDPQLLTPCRVRRGFRRLRATIGTPASPPKSTTPGPGRPKGTRRPPRTRYPVVKKAA